The genomic region CCCTCTGGATACGGGCGTACACCTGCCCTGGGTGTGGGACGCTCTTCCACCGGGACGTGGCCGCAGCGCTGAACATCCTGGCCAGGGCTCGGACGGAGCCTGCGGGGATGGATACGGCAAGGGCCGTTCCGTGAGAACCGAGAAGCCCCGTTCTTCAGAATGGGGAGTCGTCACGCTATGTTCATACAGCACAACCCGGGGTTCAGCGGCGTTCTATGCTTAGGGTGGTCATGGAAGCACTTCGGGACGAGGATTTGAAGCTGGCGGAGCTACTCGAGAGAATGCAGGCCGAGCTCGAGCAACCCATCCCCCGCCTAGAGCGCTTGCGCGCCGACCTGAAGAGCGCTCGAGCCATGCTCGAAGCCCGTAACCAGGCCCTTTTGCGCTCCCGCAATCCAGAGCTTGGAGAAGAGGACGGCCTCACCGGCTTGCTGGACCGCTCGGCCTTTGAGCGGGCGCTTCAGCGGGTCTATGAGGAAGGGGAGGCCTTCAGCCTGGTATTCGTCGAGGTAGACGGTTTTGCCCAGCTTGCCGGGCGCTTCGGGCAACTGGCCGACGAGGTCTTGCGGCGGGTAGGGCAGCTTGTGCGCAGGGTTTTGCGGGCCTCGGATGTGGCTGGCCGGGTGGGGGAGGCCAACCTGGCCCTCATCCTGCGCGGCATTAGCAACGACCGGGCCTTTGGGGTTTGCGAGCGGCTGCGGGTGGCGGTGCTCAAGTACCCCTGGCCCTCCTTACACCCCGAGCTTAGGGTCACCCTGAGCCTGGGTTTTGCCAGCCGCGGCGACGATTCCTCGGCCCAGCACGTGATGGAGCGGGCCCAGCGCTTTCTGGCTGAAGCCATTGAGGCCGGGCGCAACCAGACCTTTCCCGGCCTCTATTACTGACTGGGAGGAGCAAGCATGCAAGGCCGCAT from Meiothermus sp. QL-1 harbors:
- a CDS encoding zinc ribbon domain-containing protein, which codes for MRAYTCPGCGTLFHRDVAAALNILARARTEPAGMDTARAVP
- a CDS encoding GGDEF domain-containing protein codes for the protein MEALRDEDLKLAELLERMQAELEQPIPRLERLRADLKSARAMLEARNQALLRSRNPELGEEDGLTGLLDRSAFERALQRVYEEGEAFSLVFVEVDGFAQLAGRFGQLADEVLRRVGQLVRRVLRASDVAGRVGEANLALILRGISNDRAFGVCERLRVAVLKYPWPSLHPELRVTLSLGFASRGDDSSAQHVMERAQRFLAEAIEAGRNQTFPGLYY